A single window of Bos javanicus breed banteng chromosome 19, ARS-OSU_banteng_1.0, whole genome shotgun sequence DNA harbors:
- the USP36 gene encoding ubiquitin carboxyl-terminal hydrolase 36 isoform X2, with the protein MQKACLSGCAKLDRQTQATTLVHQIFGGYLRSRVKCSMCKSVSDTYDPYLDVALEIRQAANIVRALELFVKPDVLSGENAYMCAKCKKKVPASKRFTIHRTSNVLTLSLKRFANFSGGKITKDVGYPEFLNIRPYMSQSSGEPVMYGLYAVLVHSGYSCHAGHYYCYVKASSGQWYQMNDSLVHASNIKVVLNQQAYVLFYLRIPGSKKSPEGSISRTASLSSRPGVVPDHVRKNVSNGTAASPMTGKRPDPVTMKKPQTPEELGVPIARNGSVLGLKSPNGYAPAKPPLASPSPKVCRTPTHAPAILDEPGKKVKKPASLQHFSPPPSASAPGGSRSEGRRPGSWDGRAAVSTSLRAPAAGTPNGLGPQAGDEGPTPERGGSSPEHPTSRPPQAPQSGVTPLGDSQGTHSVTAGPTKVLPARQDAEPEKAKCPVPSGTSPEPANTMSPPPAKKLALSAKKASTLRRATGNDLRPPALSPSSDLTYPRKPTHPIVAAPWPVRAIRAVSPAPRPSSHLKPPFGPCPPSLSSSPHPLGTSDPQSCSPTSAPLPQVNGAFRAPLHQLPEASEPLQSLGKKRKKTRVKVGGRVSETCTAVAAQPGKRRKRKRKHMGDVDATPLQDEQTPGPPWSPERRKEGRAEPPADRSEEEGRQQPGSGQRLENSWPVGCMTNGPHVSSRKRRRKGLESCDEEDCLPGDPPWHGSCVPSDVIQPETVATSPRKKKKKKKKQEPRQEVEEKEPEGQRGPAVPGCSPLPAVNGQAPRGPTGLGPAPLASWDRERESDVVQELLKYSSDKAYGRKVLTWDGAVSAVSQDAIQDSRLARTATVIDDWDEEFDRGKEKKLKKFKREKKRNFNAFQKLQSRRNFWSVTHPAKASSLSYRR; encoded by the exons ATGCAGAAGGCCTGCCTGAGCGGCTGTGCCAA GTTGGATCGTCAGACGCAGGCTACAACCCTGGTCCATCAGATTTTTGGAGGCTACCTCCGATCTCGGG TGAAGTGCTCCATGTGCAAGAGCGTCTCAGACACCTACGACCCCTACTTGGATGTGGCGCTGGAAATCCGG CAAGCTGCAAACATCGTGCGTGCTCTGGAACTTTTTGTGAAACCAGATGTCCTGAGCGGAGAGAATGCCTATATGTGTGCAAA ATGCAAAAAGAAGGTTCCAGCCAGCAAGCGGTTCACTATCCACCGGACATCCAACGTCCTGACGCTCTCGCTCAAGCGCTTTGCCAACTTCAGTGGGGGGAAGATCACCAAG GATGTGGGCTACCCAGAGTTCCTGAACATCCGCCCGTACATGTCCCAGAGCAGTGGCGAGCCTGTCATGTACGGGCTGTACGCTGTCCTCGTCCATTCGGGCTACAGCTGCCACGCCGGGCACTATTACTGCTACGTGAAG GCAAGCAGTGGACAGTGGTACCAGATGAACGACTCCTTGGTCCATGCCAGCAACATCAAGGTGGTTCTGAACCAGCAGGCCTACGTCCTCTTCTACCTGCG GATTCCAGGCTCTAAGAAGAGTCCCGAGGGCTCCATCTCCAGGACTGCCTCCCTTTCCAGCCGCCCCGGCGTGGTTCCGGACCATGTCCGGAAGAATGTCAGCAACGGAACCGCGGCCTCTCCAATGACCGGAAAG AGACCAGACCCTGTGACGATGAAGAAGCCACAGACCCCCGAAGAACTTGGAGTACCCATTGCCAGGAACGGCTCTGTGTTGGGCCTGAAGTCTCCGAATGGATATGCTCCTGCCAAGCCCCCCCTGGCGTCCCCTTCCCCCAAAGTCTGCAGAACACCCACCCACGCGCCAGCCATTCTGGATGAGCCTGGAAAGAAAGTCAAGAAGCCAGCGTCCCTGCAGCACTTCTCCCCTCCACCCAGTGCCAGCGCACCGGGAGGCAGCAGGAGCGAGGGTCGCAGGCCAGGCTCCTGGGACGGCCGGGCCGCTGTCTCTACCTCACTCCGGGCCCCAGCTGCGGGGACGCCCAATGGGCTTGGGCCCCAGGCGGGCGACGAGGGCCCCACCCCTGAGAGGGGGGgctccagccctgagcaccccacCAGCAGGCCCCCGCAGGCCCCCCAGAGCGGAGTCACTCCCCTCGGAGATTCTCAGGGAACCCACTCCGTCACTGCCGGCCCCACCAAGGTGCTGCCGGCCCGACAGGATGCCGAGCCGGAGAAGGCCAAGTGCCCCGTCCCAAGCGGCACCAGCCCTGAGCCGGCCAACACCATGTCTCCTCCTCCGGCCAAAAAGCTGGCCCTCTCTGCCAAGAAG GCCAGCACCCTGCGGAGGGCAACCGGCAATGACCTCCGTCCACCTGCCCTCTCTCCATCCTCCGACCTCACCTACCCCCGGAAACCCACTCACCCCATCGTTGCCGCCCCCTGGCCTGTCCGTGCAATACG GGCTGTCTCGCCTGCTCCCAGACCCTCCAGCCATCTGAAGCCCCCCTTCGGCCCCTGTCCCCCATCACTGTCCAGCAGCCCCCATCCTCTTGGGACATCAGACCCACAGAGCTGCTCGCCCACCTCTGCACCCCTGCCTCAGGTCAATGGGGCCTTCCGGGCCCCGCTACACCAGCTGCCAGAGGCCAGTGAGCCCCTCCAGAGCCTTggtaaaaagaggaagaagactcGCGTGAAAGTAGGGGGCCGTGTCTCGGAGACCTGCACGGCCGTGGCGGCCCAGCccgggaagaggaggaagaggaagaggaagcacATGGGGGACGTGGACGCCACCCCCCTGCAGGACGAGCAGACACCAGGGCCGCCCTGGAGCCCTGAACGCAGGAAGGAGGGCCGGGCGGAGCCACCAGCAGACAGATCGGAGGAAGAAGGCAGACAGCAGCCAGGGAGTGGCCAGCGCCTGGAGAACAGTTGGCCAGTGGGATGCATGACCAATGGCCCCCATGTGAgcagcaggaagaggaggagaaagggactggAGAGCTGTGACGAAGAAGACTGCCTCCCCGGGGACCCACCTTGGCATGG GAGCTGCGTGCCCTCAGACGTCATCCAGCCAGAGACTGTTGCAACGTCAccgaggaaaaagaaaaagaaaaaaaagaagcaagagcCACGACAAGAAGTAGAAGAGAAGGAGCCCGAGGGCCAGAggggccccgctgtccctgggtgCAGCCCCCTGCCAGCTGTGAATGGCCAGGCTCCCAGGGGCCCCACAG GGCTGGGACCGGCTCCACTTGCATcctgggacagagagagagaatccgACGTGGTCCAAGAATTGCTCAAATACTCATCTGATAAAGCTTATGGGAGAAAAG TTTTGACGTGGGATGGCGCGGTGTCGGCCGTCAGTCAGGACGCCATTCAGGACAGCAGGCTGGCCCGCACGGCCACGGTCATTGACGACTGGGACGAAGAGTTCGACCGAGGGAAG gagaagaaattgaaaaaattcaagagagagaagaaaagaaacttcAACGCCTTCCAAAAACTTCAGAGTAGACGGAATTTTTGGTCTGTGACTCACCCAGCTAAGGCTTCCAGTCTGAGCTATCGCCGCTGA